One window of Globicephala melas chromosome 2, mGloMel1.2, whole genome shotgun sequence genomic DNA carries:
- the LOC115852050 gene encoding dynactin subunit 6-like yields the protein MSEKTQKSVKIAPGAVVLCVESEIRGDVTIGPRTVIHPKAQIIAEAGPIVIGKGNVMEEQALIINAHSDAADSEPKPMIIGTNNVFEVGCYSQAMKIGDNNIIESIAYVGRNVILTSGCIIGACCNLNTFEVIPENTVIYGAGCLHRVQTERPQPQTLQLDFLLKILPNYYHLKKTMKGSSTPVKN from the exons ATGTCGGAAAAGACTCAAAAAAGTGTGAAGATTGCACCTGGAGCAGTTGTGT TGTGTGTAGAGAGTGAAATCAGGGGTGATGTAACTATAGGACCCAGGACAGTGATCCACCCTAAAGCACAAATCATTGCAGAAGCCGGGCCCATAGTGATTGGCAAAGGTAACGTAATGGAAGAACAGGCGCTCATCATAAATGCTCACTCTGATGCAGCAGATTCAGAGCCCAAACCTATGATCATTGGCACAAATAATGTGTTTGAAGTTGGCTGTTATTCCCAAGCCATGAAAATAGGAGATAATAATATTATTGAATCAATTGCGTATGTAGGCAGAAACGTAATATTGACAAGTGGTTGCATCATTGGGGCCTGTTGCAACCTGAACACATTTGAAGTCATCCCTGAGAACACAGTGATTTATGGTGCAGGCTGTCTTCATCGGGTACAGACTGAGCGCCCACAGCCCCAGACACTACAACTGGATTTCCTGTTGAAAATCTTGCCAAACTACTATCACCTAAAGAAGACTATGAAAGGAAGCTCAACTCCAGTTAAGAACTAA